GCTGctagcaagtgacttgaggaccttgtttctatttttgactttatcgcaaattgctgtggcatgtggggagaatgtgtaagttctgtcaaatgtgacaccaagtattttgttgtgaacAATGTAGcggaagatttggtggcagatatctctCCATCTGATGATGGAATGAAGGATAGGTAggggttaaacagtgccggaaatatcaccccacctttGTGAACTtcgtttcactctacggtgcttcaacTTCCTATCCCTaagttccacaaatgactggcgaccatacagataattcgcgacccaacgtttcaggcctggctggagggaagtgttggcgatgtcctcaaataatttggcatggctgacgaccgtgtcgaatgctttcgaacggtgcagtgccacgaggaccgccctatcacatggcctgggctgattgaagtcaaatgtgtgcggtgatggcatgcaaagcagttgttgtgctatggaGTCTTCGAAATTCtcttacgaggctcgggaggagtaatgccttaagcgtctttgctactggtgagagaactCGGATCCTTACCAGTCTTCGGTAGCagaatcactctgcccattttccagacatcagaaactataagagtgttcaaagacagattTAGGACAGTAGTAGGGTACTCTACATCTAattagagattccgtcggggcacaacgccttggatgatttggcaccatggatgacattcgtaacttcgtccacggtaaattatgatggctgtccatcggctcagaggccacggatacggcgaatggctctcatCCTTGACCCgaccggctgctgcgttaatgatgtctcggaattttcgctcggcaactagcacatccgagaggtgtggcagttcactgaagcggcgattgttATACtatctgaagccagcccaatcggccttcttctgattaataaacgtccggcgctcagaggttatgaagttgggtggtcggtcgatagtgagaattatggggaggtggtctgaccccaaagagatgacggcatGCCAGGATACGGGGAtgcaggagatcaggggatgcaatgtaAACGTCTGGCGAgttgctgcacctcctcgtaatcctagtgggggtatCCTCATTCACattgcaaaacgtggagccttgaATTTGCTCTGCCAAAACTaggccacgctggtcgttatctaggggagaatgccatgaagtgtgatgcgcattaaagtcccctagaaccagacgattatggccagatattAACCCACTTATGTAGGGTTTGTAAACGTGGctattaattgggacacagctacaaACCGGCGGTATGCACACGTTGTACAATCtctgacgacgaggacgcagaaggcgacgacaacggcgcttgtgacccacagctggctatgttcgcacagcaccttgcaacatatccagtatgaaGTGAGGTCAGAGCAAGATCGAAAATctgcccactccatgcaccggttacacctcatcgACACCGATCGACGATGGAGGCGGTTCCGGCATACCGAACAGAACCTGGGTCCGGGGTTCTtctcaatcccggcacggaccagacgcgtgcggagaaggcactccgggatgtgcctctcccttgacgaaaaaaaaacgaacacgtatactgaggcggcagccctcgcCGATGAAGGGTTCCatagggtcaatccggtgcgtacaataCGTGTACCACcgagtttgccttcaaaagacttctttgctggagcttcttcatccattcggacaacatgacctagccaacgctgcCGTTGCATtttaatgcgtgtaactatgttatcgtcgtcatacagctcgtggttcctatctcgcctatattctccattaacacaaactgttccatatattttacgaagaatctttctctcaaatactccaagcactggttcatctgctttcacaagtacccatgcctcagaaccatataacaacacgtgtagtatcagtgtcttgtacagtgtaatcttcgtctgtcgagaggtagccttgtttctaaactgcttacttagtccaaagtagcatctatttgccagtattattcttcgctttatctcaaaacttgtgtcattcgtttcggttacggcggtgcagaggtagataaaattactgactatctcaaagttgtagttcccaactttctccattttctttatctgctcggttgtacaaggcgttttgggagttaaaaccatccatttcgtcttattcgattctttcaaaggcagcagttactacttccgacctatgatgtcgatgtcgtcggcataggctagtagcatgtgttctcttgtgattagtgtgccatttctattcacatctgcatctcatataatcttcttCGGCAGGATagtaaagagatcacacgataggctgtttccttgtctgaaacctcgtttggtattaaatggttcggagagattctttcctattcttactgaggaacgcgtatcagcaagtgtcatcctgcagagtctaattaattttgcaaactcagacatggcttgaaatacctttgaaggtAAAGACGTCTTTGTagaaatggtaggtgttgatttgtccttctcgggtcttttccaggatttggcgcagtgtgaatatctggtccagggtgaatttaccagctctaaagccacattgatagggctcttattgactttaggttttaatctttcacatagtaCGTATATAAAAACAGTGGTCAAAGCGAATCTTTTCTACCATGGACGTTCATTCGCCAAGTATTGAAAATATGCCAATCAGTCTACGTTTTggcatagctaccatataatggAATCGCTTGATTTGAGGAATATGGAAGTTTTAAGCTGTACTCCTTACTTCTGGGTttgtagagcaccttaatcaatttcaCAAATCTGGTGGAAACTCTCACGTCAGAGAAGAAATCGCGATCGCAGAAACCCATGAAATACTTTAACAACATCACACTATAGCctaatttttcttaaaagttCTTTCTTTGTTATTTTCGAACAGCAGCATTGAATTTAATGGACTTAAGCTGGGCAATATCCTTTATAAAATCCACAAACATTGTTTTCTCATCTTACCTTTGGCTTTCAAACACAATACCGTTATGTTCTTTTGTATATTACACTCCATACGTAATTCCTTTTCATTTGTCCATTCGTAGAGTCGCACAAAACTATTGATGCCCGCCAAGACTTTACCATTAAACTCTACCATGGAATAACAACCGCCATCGATTTTAGTTTCAGCCACTTGTGTTAGTTTACCATCATGATAATGGAATATTATAATTCGGCCAACACTAGGCTCGGGTTCATCGGGATACACCAAAGCAGTTGAGACAACATAATACGAGTTGGGGTCATCACCCAGTTGTGCTGACATTATAGACAAAATCGATTCCAAGGGCATAAATTGATGGGCATGTAAAACCTCAAAGGTATTTTGATCGATAATCAAGAGATTGTTGATTTCAAGCTCTTGACCAATTTCAGCATTAGTGGTCGATGTACTACCAGCTCCCGGTTTAGGCACTATATTCGATGCATATGTTATATTTTGAGCTTGTGTTGAAGCACTGGCTCTTGTTGGCTTGGGACCACCTCTGCCCTGCACATCTATTCGCATGGTGGCGACGGCAAATGTCTGAGAACTCTCTTGGTAGGCTATACGTCGTGGTCCTTCGCCCAATGGGACAGTGCGTATGTGTAATTTTTGGATTTCATCGATTGTGCCTATGATAACAGAATTTTTTGTAGCCAGTGCCAAACTGTCTGGATAGGCTTGGGCATTCAAAGAGCACATGTGATTCACCTCTTTAAGATTAACATTGGAGAATACCAATTTATGATTGGACGAATATATAACCGTAGGTCTATCCGAACAGGCAAATACATTTGTGGTGGCAAAGGACTTAAATGTTCTCAAAGTTGTGGGTTGTGTACCCAACGTAACACGTTTCTTGTCACTCAAAGCGCCACGTTCTTCACTCATAATAAAATAGAACATTGAGCCATCGCCCAGAGCACATAATAGATAATGAATGCCCTCAAAGGTTGTCATTAAAATCGAGCGAGGAATAATCTCTCCGCCCAGTTTTTCCGTATGACATATTTCCAAATTTGGCAATGTTAAAACGACAGCCGATATATCAGTCCATAAGCCTACGGCCAAAAGGTTCGAACGTGTTTTGCCTTCGCCCAGTGGGGTTATATCCAAACAGGCCACCTCATATTCCAAAGTTTTTTGAGAAACTTGTACCAATTTCTCATCTTCAATTTCCAAATAGAAGACATCGCGGGCAGAGGCTATGACAATTTGTTGAGCATTGCATGAGACCACACCAATACGTTTGCCACCACTTGGCTGCCATTCGTAGACCAGATTCTTGGTGGTGCTCTTGATGAGACGCACAGTCACGGGAGTTACTTGTATAATCtagtaaagaaagaaaaaacaataataaaaaaaggcaaacaaaatttgaaaatcttACCTGATCATGATCCACATTAGCACAATGGAACGTCTGCTGATCGCTTAGGAAACCGGGAATATCAGTCTCTTCCACCTCTTCGCCGGTCAAGGTCAATATACGCGTATGTCCCACAAATGCCAAGACCAAGGTATTTTCATAGTTACTATCATCGATGCCCACTTTAAGCGACCACATACCCTTAATGCCGGGCAAATCAATGCAAGCATGTTCTTGAATACCAATGCCAATTCTGAAAATGTATAGCAGTAGAAAATCAAAGCACAAATCATGCCAAAAAGTGGATTTTAACTTACCTTATAATTCTTAGTGAGCCATTTTGGAAGGTTCCCGAGCATGTTATTATTTGCCCTTGACCTTGGCGGTCCAAATCAACCACAGCTAAATCCAATATTGGAGCCAAATTTGTAAAATTCTCCATAGGTATGACATACGATCCATTTTCATTAGGTGTTGTGCTAAGGCGTACCAGTTGCGAATCACCATGTTTCGATCCGATGAAAAGGAAGCCATTATCAAGATATGTAATGCATTCGGGGGTTGAAATTTCACCTGAGTTTGAATACAATTTAAAggatttgttattaaaaattctttggTAATTAAGATGGGCACTTCATTTTTGCTGATTAGACCAAAACATTTTCCGAATATGTTCCTTGTGGGCACCATAGTGGTaagttattttgaaaaaatcattaagtaCTTACCCAATAGTTCTACCTTGATTTCACATACAGAAGAACATCCTTTTCCATTGTCAGCTGTTTCCAGGAACAGCATAAACAATTGGCCATACATATTGCCCAATAAATAGCGTTGACCCTTACTATCAACTCGAGCATAACAGTTAATTGTACTATGCTGTAAGATAAATACAAATATATTGGAATAtatattacaaaatgaataaCGTAGTCTGTCAGTTGAAAAACCCTTCGAAGTACCCGTTCTAATCGCTTTCGTAAACGATTTGTAAAATAGTGCCCGTTTTTGATATACAAGACAGGAAATACTTAAGGGCTTTAAATGTTATTGCCCTAAAAGGGTACCGTTGTGCAGAGGTAAGAGTGTCCgctaaacgcttgggttcgaatcctggcgacaacatctgaaaactttttcagcggtggttatcccctcctaatgctggtatggcagccatgttaaaacttgcgattgttcacatctgctaaatcagacaggttctcaaagaaatgagaaaggggaactccttctgactgctagtgcggaacacatccacagaaggtgttctatagtctcttcttcttcaatctcctcacagcttctgcaagtcgttgctggcaaccttcagtctgtcagcatgttttccgaagacagtgatctgtcatgacggacacaatgattagTTGAAGGGTGACCtcaaatgtaaatatttttttaatcttatttgaaggatttttaaaaagattagtaaaaaatttcatattcgatttttgcatttttgtccacCGGAGCAACACTgtgcccttatcattgagtttttcgcgagaagc
This Stomoxys calcitrans chromosome 2, idStoCalc2.1, whole genome shotgun sequence DNA region includes the following protein-coding sequences:
- the LOC106089454 gene encoding DNA damage-binding protein 1, whose translation is MSQYHYVVTAQKPTAVVACVTGNFTSPTDLNLIIARNSQLEIDLVTPEGLRPLKEVNIYGQITVMKHFRPQDSKKDLLFILTHRYNVMILECRMIGDQISVVTKAHGNVSHQYSQITDGGVMAVIDPKARVIGMCLYMGLFTIIPLDKETSELKATNLRMDELNVYDVEFLYGCINPTIIVIHKDNDGRHVKTHEINLRDKEFMKIAWKQDNVETEATMLIPVPTPLGGAIVIGRESIVYHDGSSYLAVAPATFKHSTINCYARVDSKGQRYLLGNMYGQLFMLFLETADNGKGCSSVCEIKVELLGEISTPECITYLDNGFLFIGSKHGDSQLVRLSTTPNENGSYVIPMENFTNLAPILDLAVVDLDRQGQGQIITCSGTFQNGSLRIIRIGIGIQEHACIDLPGIKGMWSLKVGIDDSNYENTLVLAFVGHTRILTLTGEEVEETDIPGFLSDQQTFHCANVDHDQIIQVTPVTVRLIKSTTKNLVYEWQPSGGKRIGVVSCNAQQIVIASARDVFYLEIEDEKLVQVSQKTLEYEVACLDITPLGEGKTRSNLLAVGLWTDISAVVLTLPNLEICHTEKLGGEIIPRSILMTTFEGIHYLLCALGDGSMFYFIMSEERGALSDKKRVTLGTQPTTLRTFKSFATTNVFACSDRPTVIYSSNHKLVFSNVNLKEVNHMCSLNAQAYPDSLALATKNSVIIGTIDEIQKLHIRTVPLGEGPRRIAYQESSQTFAVATMRIDVQGRGGPKPTRASASTQAQNITYASNIVPKPGAGSTSTTNAEIGQELEINNLLIIDQNTFEVLHAHQFMPLESILSIMSAQLGDDPNSYYVVSTALVYPDEPEPSVGRIIIFHYHDGKLTQVAETKIDGGCYSMVEFNGKVLAGINSFVRLYEWTNEKELRMECNIQKNITVLCLKAKGDFILIGDLMRSITLLQHKQMEGIFIDIARDSDPKFMTAIEILDDDTFLGSEDNGNLFVCQKDSAATTDELRSELLEVGRFHLGDYVNVFRHDSLVMQNVGERTTPNQGCVLYGTVMGAIGIVTQIPQDFYEFLHSLEDRLTNVIKSVGKIDHAYYRSYQTTQKTEPCEGFIDGDLIESFLDLNRDKMKECVQGLEVTMNGEKKDADVDDVIKIVEDLTRMH